One genomic window of Comamonas serinivorans includes the following:
- a CDS encoding acyl-CoA synthetase: MYLTQSLHRAIQQTPDRPITVFQGRRRTFAEFGARIARYAGALHRLGLAQGDRVGILSLNSDWYLEYYLGTYWAGGAVNPINIRWSAAEIAYSLDDCQTRILLVDDSFLPLLGEIRQLSRELQTVIHVGDGPAPAGLLSYEQLVADTAPVADARRGGDELAGVFYTGGTTGSPKGVMLSHRNLYVNAMAMVAEGAVPHGCVGLHAAPMFHLADGAFMNAMLHGGGTHVMVPRFEPVAVMQAIATERVTDALLVPTMVQMLVDHPALTQHDVSSVTGILYGASPIGEGLLDRAMQAFPSVGFTQLYGMTELSPVATILTREMHGEAGRSRGRHRGAGRAALGSEVRIVDLDDREVPRGEVGEVAVRGPGVMMGYWNKPAETAAAVREGWMHTGDGGRMDEDGYIYIVDRMKDMIVTGGENVYSVESESALATHPAVAVCAIIGVPSEQWGEAVHAFVVLKPGQQATPDELIAHCRTRIAAYKCPRSVDFIEAMPLSGAGKVLKTTLRAPFWAGRDRQVA; encoded by the coding sequence ATGTACCTGACCCAGTCTCTGCACCGCGCGATCCAGCAAACGCCCGACCGGCCCATCACCGTGTTCCAGGGGCGCCGCCGCACCTTTGCCGAATTTGGCGCGCGCATCGCGCGCTATGCCGGCGCGCTGCACCGGCTGGGCTTGGCTCAGGGGGATCGCGTGGGCATCCTGAGCCTCAACTCCGACTGGTACCTCGAGTACTACCTGGGCACCTACTGGGCCGGGGGCGCGGTCAACCCCATCAACATCCGCTGGAGCGCGGCCGAGATCGCCTACTCGCTGGACGACTGCCAGACGCGCATCCTGCTCGTGGACGACAGCTTTCTGCCGCTGCTGGGCGAGATCCGCCAGCTCAGTCGCGAACTCCAGACCGTCATCCACGTGGGCGACGGCCCGGCGCCTGCGGGCTTGCTGTCGTACGAGCAGCTGGTAGCCGACACGGCCCCGGTGGCCGATGCCCGGCGCGGCGGTGACGAGCTCGCGGGCGTGTTCTACACGGGCGGCACCACCGGCTCGCCCAAAGGCGTGATGCTGTCGCACCGCAACCTGTACGTGAATGCCATGGCCATGGTGGCCGAGGGCGCCGTGCCGCACGGCTGCGTCGGGCTGCACGCCGCGCCCATGTTCCACCTGGCCGATGGCGCCTTCATGAACGCCATGCTGCATGGCGGCGGCACGCACGTCATGGTGCCGCGCTTCGAGCCCGTGGCGGTCATGCAGGCCATCGCCACCGAGCGCGTGACCGATGCGCTGCTGGTGCCCACCATGGTGCAGATGCTGGTGGACCACCCGGCGCTGACGCAGCACGACGTGAGCAGCGTCACCGGCATCCTCTACGGCGCCTCGCCGATCGGCGAAGGGCTGCTGGACCGCGCGATGCAGGCCTTCCCGTCGGTCGGCTTCACGCAGCTGTACGGCATGACCGAGCTGTCGCCCGTGGCCACCATCCTGACGCGCGAGATGCACGGCGAGGCCGGCCGCAGCCGCGGGCGGCACCGCGGTGCAGGCCGCGCGGCCCTGGGCAGCGAGGTGCGCATCGTCGACCTCGATGACCGCGAAGTGCCGCGGGGGGAGGTGGGCGAAGTCGCCGTTCGCGGGCCGGGCGTGATGATGGGGTACTGGAACAAGCCGGCGGAAACCGCGGCCGCTGTGCGCGAAGGCTGGATGCACACCGGCGACGGTGGCCGCATGGACGAGGACGGCTACATCTACATCGTGGACCGCATGAAAGACATGATCGTCACCGGGGGCGAGAACGTCTACAGCGTGGAATCCGAAAGCGCGCTGGCCACGCACCCGGCCGTGGCCGTGTGCGCCATCATCGGCGTGCCGAGCGAGCAGTGGGGCGAGGCCGTGCACGCCTTCGTCGTGCTCAAGCCCGGCCAGCAGGCCACGCCCGACGAGCTGATCGCGCACTGCCGCACGCGCATTGCTGCCTACAAGTGCCCGCGCAGCGTCGACTTCATCGAGGCCATGCCGCTGTCGGGCGCCGGCAAGGTGCTCAAGACCACGCTGCGGGCCCCGTTCTGGGCCGGCCGCGACCGCCAGGTGGCCTGA
- a CDS encoding enoyl-CoA hydratase/isomerase family protein, with protein sequence MGDRTSGTVHWDVRAGVGHIVLDHPAGANALSTPLARQFAAAITQASQADIGAVLLSATGPQFCAGGDIREFVANRDRLDQLVAGILDVVHPAIHQLATLPLPVISAVQGPIGGAGIAVALCADLVLASSAMFVRGGYSAIGLSPDLGASYFLARRSSAARAKYVLMTNRPIPAEACLRWGLIDELHAPEALLPAATALAERLAAGATGSLGGIKQLCDAAGQHDLRTHLDHERAALLRCAGSADGREGVSAFIDKRSPRFGGGRLDR encoded by the coding sequence ATGGGCGACCGCACTTCAGGCACCGTGCACTGGGACGTGCGGGCCGGCGTCGGCCACATCGTGCTGGACCACCCGGCCGGGGCCAACGCCCTGTCCACGCCGCTGGCGCGCCAGTTTGCCGCGGCCATCACCCAGGCCAGCCAGGCCGACATCGGTGCCGTGCTGTTGTCGGCCACGGGCCCGCAGTTCTGCGCCGGGGGCGACATCCGCGAATTCGTGGCCAACCGGGACCGGCTCGACCAGCTGGTGGCCGGCATCCTCGACGTCGTTCACCCGGCCATCCACCAGCTGGCCACCTTGCCGCTGCCCGTGATCAGCGCGGTGCAGGGGCCCATCGGCGGGGCCGGCATCGCGGTGGCCCTGTGTGCCGACCTGGTGCTGGCCTCCAGCGCCATGTTCGTGCGCGGCGGGTACTCGGCCATCGGGCTCAGTCCCGACCTGGGCGCGTCCTACTTCCTGGCGCGGCGCAGCAGCGCGGCGCGCGCCAAGTACGTGCTGATGACCAACCGGCCGATTCCGGCCGAGGCGTGCTTGCGCTGGGGCCTGATCGATGAGCTGCATGCCCCCGAGGCCCTGCTGCCCGCGGCCACCGCGCTCGCCGAGCGCCTGGCGGCCGGCGCCACGGGCTCGCTGGGCGGCATCAAGCAGCTGTGCGACGCCGCAGGCCAGCACGACTTGCGCACCCACCTGGACCACGAGCGGGCCGCCTTGTTGCGTTGCGCCGGTTCGGCCGATGGGCGAGAAGGCGTGTCGGCCTTCATCGACAAGCGCAGCCCGCGCTTTGGCGGGGGGCGCCTGGACCGCTGA
- the folD gene encoding bifunctional methylenetetrahydrofolate dehydrogenase/methenyltetrahydrofolate cyclohydrolase FolD — translation MTAQLIDGNALAQTTREQIASQTEILKAHGITPGLAVVLVGDNPASQVYVRNKVKACEAVGFHSVLEKYDASMTEAELLARVEALNNDPAIHGILVQLPLPEHIDDHQVIETISPAKDVDGFHVASAGALMVGEVGFKACTPYGCMKMLESIGLKDLRGKHAVVIGRSNIVGKPMAMMLLAANATVTICHSGTADLAAMTRQADIVVAAVGKRNVLTADMVKPGAVVIDVGMNRNDEGKLCGDVDFEGVKQVAGYITPVPGGVGPMTITMLLQNTLEAAQRQLVA, via the coding sequence ATGACAGCCCAACTCATCGACGGCAACGCGCTGGCCCAGACAACGCGCGAACAGATCGCCTCCCAAACCGAGATCCTCAAGGCCCACGGCATCACCCCCGGCCTGGCCGTGGTCCTCGTCGGCGACAACCCGGCCAGCCAGGTCTACGTGCGCAACAAGGTCAAGGCCTGCGAGGCCGTGGGCTTCCATTCGGTGCTCGAGAAATACGATGCCAGCATGACCGAGGCCGAGCTGCTGGCCCGCGTCGAGGCGCTGAACAACGACCCCGCCATCCACGGCATCCTGGTGCAGCTGCCGCTGCCCGAGCACATCGACGACCACCAGGTGATCGAGACCATCTCGCCCGCCAAGGACGTGGACGGTTTCCACGTCGCCAGCGCCGGCGCGCTGATGGTCGGCGAAGTCGGCTTCAAGGCCTGCACGCCCTACGGCTGCATGAAGATGCTCGAGTCCATCGGCCTGAAAGACCTGCGCGGCAAGCACGCGGTCGTCATCGGCCGCTCCAACATCGTGGGCAAGCCCATGGCCATGATGCTGCTGGCGGCCAACGCCACCGTCACCATCTGCCACAGCGGCACAGCCGACCTGGCCGCGATGACGCGCCAGGCCGACATCGTGGTCGCTGCCGTGGGCAAGCGCAACGTGCTGACGGCCGACATGGTCAAGCCCGGTGCCGTGGTCATCGACGTGGGCATGAACCGCAACGACGAGGGCAAGCTCTGCGGCGACGTGGACTTCGAGGGCGTGAAACAGGTGGCCGGCTACATCACCCCCGTGCCCGGCGGTGTCGGCCCCATGACCATCACCATGCTGCTGCAGAACACGCTGGAAGCTGCCCAGCGCCAGCTGGTCGCCTGA
- a CDS encoding response regulator transcription factor, whose protein sequence is MNLPDKKGTVYVVDDDEAVRDSLQWLLEGKGYRVHCYDSAESFLARFDVRDVGCLLVDIRMDGMSGLELQDQLIERSSPLPIVFITGHGDVPMAVDTMKKGAMDFIQKPFDEAQLLALVERMQAEAVGKFAQQQSAATREALMAKLTGRESQVLERIVAGRLNKQIADDLGISIKTVEAHRANIMEKLGANTVADLLKIALGASAPAKA, encoded by the coding sequence ATGAATTTGCCTGACAAAAAGGGAACCGTTTACGTGGTCGATGACGACGAGGCCGTGCGCGATTCGCTGCAATGGCTGCTCGAAGGCAAAGGCTACCGCGTGCACTGCTACGACTCGGCCGAATCCTTCCTCGCCCGTTTCGACGTGCGCGACGTCGGTTGCCTGCTGGTCGACATCCGCATGGACGGCATGAGCGGCCTGGAGCTGCAGGACCAGCTGATCGAGCGCTCGTCTCCCCTGCCCATCGTGTTCATCACCGGCCACGGCGACGTGCCCATGGCCGTGGACACCATGAAAAAAGGCGCCATGGACTTCATCCAGAAGCCCTTCGACGAAGCCCAGCTGCTGGCCCTGGTCGAGCGCATGCAGGCCGAGGCCGTGGGCAAGTTTGCCCAGCAGCAAAGCGCCGCCACGCGCGAGGCCTTGATGGCCAAGCTCACAGGCCGCGAATCGCAAGTGCTCGAGCGCATCGTGGCCGGCCGCCTCAACAAGCAGATCGCCGACGACCTCGGCATCAGCATCAAGACCGTGGAAGCGCACCGCGCCAACATCATGGAAAAGCTGGGCGCGAACACCGTGGCCGACCTGCTCAAGATTGCCCTGGGAGCCTCTGCGCCAGCCAAGGCCTGA
- a CDS encoding PAS domain-containing sensor histidine kinase produces MSSVPNSPFLLAKANHWRERLARFNDRFSVLAPILSVALFLLAITAALWYLHSEELARERDSLKRNVEYAQQRVRLRLLERQEVLMRLARTISNDDSDASLFQPRAESVLAQSPDLASLTWIDDGRAIVAAAAAPLLPNSLQRRPGEQLSPGDTESGFALTRDLMQPVYVQPAANALGRDAMLELYLPLSDSNGFAGVLLAEFSLDGLIRHAIPNEVSARYAIALLDANQQVLAGQSIPERNSAGQLLPWTNGLEEYQVPVSPVGNGLLLRAQAWRVSPGLLGNMLFWLVAALSLLAAWTLIANWRHLRRRQQAQALLQAEITFRQAMENSMATGMRALDLQGRIIYVNPAFCQMTGWSESELVGTTAPFPYWPDDDRADLNLYLQDELGGNATHMGHQMRVKRKDGTLFDARLYVTPLVDTTGKQSGWMAAMTDITEPNRIRRQLSAAQERFTTVLQALDASVSVAPLGSTELLFANRLYRQWFGDDTRGHLTLVERGATLGTQYSDDSLDTVDGFAGLPTDSLADSVGDQAELYVPNLDKWLEIRSRYLNWVDGRIAQMVIATDITARKHAEDLAASQAERAQTASRLITMGEMASSVAHELNQPLTAISNYCSGMLSRIESGQISTEDLQTALQKTAKQAQRAGQIIQRIRAFVKRSEPNRSWCNVHELVEEALELVEIEARRRRVQLTRYVQPHLPPIHVDPILIEQVLINLMKNAAESVDAAARPLGKRKVDLNVTRASIEGQDCVRFQITDTGSGLPPEVLERLFEAFFSTKQEGMGIGLNLCRSIVESHHGRIQAQNLYNDSLPEGCRFTFWIPI; encoded by the coding sequence ATGTCCAGCGTGCCGAACTCGCCCTTTCTCCTCGCCAAAGCCAACCACTGGCGCGAACGACTCGCACGCTTCAACGACCGGTTTTCGGTGCTGGCCCCCATCCTGTCGGTGGCCTTGTTCCTGCTCGCCATCACGGCCGCCCTGTGGTACTTGCACAGCGAGGAGCTGGCGCGCGAACGCGATTCGCTCAAGCGCAACGTAGAGTACGCCCAACAACGCGTTCGCCTGCGCCTGCTTGAGCGCCAGGAGGTGCTGATGCGGCTGGCCCGCACCATCTCCAACGACGACAGCGACGCCAGCCTGTTCCAGCCGCGCGCCGAAAGCGTGCTGGCGCAAAGCCCGGACCTGGCTTCGCTGACGTGGATCGACGACGGGCGCGCCATCGTGGCGGCCGCCGCCGCGCCCTTGCTGCCCAATTCGCTGCAGCGCCGCCCCGGCGAACAGTTGTCGCCCGGCGACACCGAAAGCGGCTTTGCCTTGACGCGGGACCTGATGCAGCCGGTCTACGTGCAGCCGGCCGCCAATGCCTTGGGCCGCGACGCCATGCTGGAGCTGTACCTGCCGCTGTCGGACAGCAACGGCTTTGCGGGCGTGCTGCTGGCTGAGTTCTCGCTCGACGGCCTGATCCGCCACGCCATCCCGAACGAAGTGAGCGCGCGCTACGCCATCGCGCTGCTGGACGCCAACCAGCAGGTGCTGGCCGGCCAGAGCATCCCGGAGCGCAACAGCGCCGGGCAGTTGCTGCCCTGGACCAACGGCCTCGAGGAATACCAGGTGCCCGTGTCGCCGGTCGGCAACGGGCTGCTGCTGCGTGCCCAGGCCTGGCGCGTGTCGCCCGGCCTGTTGGGCAACATGCTGTTCTGGCTGGTGGCCGCACTGAGCCTGCTCGCCGCCTGGACCCTGATCGCCAACTGGCGTCACCTGCGGCGGCGCCAGCAGGCCCAGGCCCTGCTGCAGGCCGAGATCACCTTTCGCCAGGCCATGGAGAACTCCATGGCCACCGGCATGCGCGCGCTCGACCTGCAGGGCCGCATCATTTACGTGAACCCGGCCTTCTGCCAGATGACGGGCTGGAGCGAATCCGAGCTGGTGGGCACCACGGCGCCCTTCCCTTACTGGCCCGACGACGACCGGGCCGACCTGAACCTGTACCTGCAGGACGAGCTGGGCGGCAACGCCACCCACATGGGCCACCAGATGCGCGTCAAGCGCAAGGACGGCACGCTGTTCGACGCCCGCCTCTACGTCACGCCGCTGGTCGACACCACCGGCAAGCAATCGGGCTGGATGGCGGCCATGACGGACATCACCGAACCCAACCGCATCCGGCGCCAGCTCTCGGCCGCGCAAGAGCGGTTCACCACCGTGCTGCAGGCGCTGGACGCCTCGGTGTCGGTGGCGCCACTGGGCAGCACCGAGCTGCTGTTTGCCAACCGCCTGTACCGGCAATGGTTTGGCGACGACACGCGCGGCCACCTGACCCTGGTCGAGCGGGGTGCGACCCTGGGGACGCAGTATTCGGACGACTCGCTCGACACCGTGGACGGCTTTGCCGGCCTGCCCACCGACTCCCTGGCCGACAGCGTGGGCGATCAGGCCGAGCTGTACGTGCCCAACCTCGACAAGTGGCTGGAGATCCGCTCGCGCTACCTCAACTGGGTGGACGGCCGCATCGCGCAGATGGTGATCGCCACCGACATCACGGCGCGCAAGCACGCCGAAGACCTGGCGGCCTCGCAGGCCGAGCGGGCGCAGACCGCCAGCCGCCTCATCACCATGGGCGAGATGGCCTCCAGCGTGGCCCACGAGCTCAACCAGCCGCTCACCGCCATCTCCAACTACTGCAGCGGCATGCTCAGCCGCATCGAGTCCGGCCAGATCAGCACCGAAGACCTGCAGACCGCCTTGCAGAAAACGGCCAAACAGGCCCAACGCGCGGGCCAGATCATCCAGCGCATCCGCGCCTTCGTGAAACGCAGCGAGCCCAACCGCAGCTGGTGCAACGTGCACGAGCTGGTCGAGGAAGCGCTGGAGCTGGTCGAGATCGAAGCACGCCGCCGCCGCGTGCAACTCACGCGCTACGTGCAGCCGCACCTGCCCCCCATCCACGTCGACCCCATCCTGATCGAGCAGGTGCTGATCAACCTGATGAAGAACGCCGCCGAGTCCGTCGATGCCGCGGCACGCCCCCTGGGCAAGCGCAAGGTCGACCTGAACGTGACCCGCGCCAGCATCGAAGGCCAGGACTGCGTGCGCTTTCAGATCACCGACACCGGCAGCGGCTTGCCGCCCGAGGTCCTCGAGCGCCTGTTCGAAGCCTTCTTCAGCACCAAGCAGGAAGGCATGGGCATCGGCCTGAACCTGTGCCGCTCCATCGTCGAATCGCATCATGGCCGGATCCAGGCCCAGAACCTCTACAATGATTCGTTGCCCGAGGGCTGCCGGTTCACCTTCTGGATTCCCATTTAG
- a CDS encoding VOC family protein: MTAAFVSPDAIRSLFSQAMSDMYRTEVPQYGTLLNLVADINQHTLAHNPALREALAQAGDMDRIDVERHGAIRLGTAHELATLSRLFRVMGMQPVSYYDLSVAGVPVHATAFRPVDDEALRINPFRVFTSLLRLELIDDPALREQARQILARRAIFTDEVLALLHQCERDGGLDADHAARFVAALLPTFRWHPTATVDAATYRQLLNAHRLVADVVCFRGPHINHLTPRTLDIDAAQAEMPRRGIEAKAVVEGPPRRRCPILLRQTSFKALQEVIAFPQASGTGTHADTHTARFGEIEQRGVALTRKGRALYDQLLAQVRNIDGAGSTAHDYAERLTAAFQAFPDDAPSLHAQGLAFYRYTVLDPAAFSRHAHAADDLDLPALLRANVVGLQPIVYEDFLPVSAAGIFQSNLGGQEARSYAAQSAQLAFEQALGRPVLDEFEIYAGMQQRSLQALQAQFAHGKTVAA; this comes from the coding sequence ATGACCGCCGCATTCGTTTCCCCCGACGCCATCCGCAGCCTGTTTTCCCAGGCCATGTCCGACATGTACCGGACCGAAGTGCCCCAGTACGGCACCCTGCTGAACCTGGTGGCGGACATCAACCAGCACACCCTGGCGCACAACCCCGCGCTGCGCGAGGCCCTGGCCCAAGCTGGCGACATGGACCGCATCGACGTCGAGCGCCATGGCGCGATCCGGCTGGGTACGGCGCACGAGCTGGCCACCCTCAGCCGCCTGTTCCGCGTCATGGGCATGCAGCCCGTGAGCTACTACGACCTGTCGGTCGCCGGCGTGCCGGTGCACGCCACCGCCTTCCGGCCCGTGGACGACGAGGCCCTGCGCATCAACCCCTTCCGCGTCTTCACCTCGCTGCTGCGGCTCGAGCTGATCGACGACCCGGCACTGCGCGAGCAGGCGCGGCAGATCCTGGCCCGGCGCGCGATCTTCACCGACGAGGTACTGGCCTTGCTGCACCAGTGCGAGCGCGACGGCGGCCTGGACGCCGACCACGCGGCCCGGTTCGTGGCCGCCCTGCTGCCCACCTTCCGCTGGCACCCCACGGCCACGGTGGATGCCGCCACCTACCGCCAGCTGCTGAACGCCCACCGCCTGGTGGCCGACGTGGTGTGCTTCCGCGGGCCGCACATCAACCACCTGACCCCGCGCACGCTGGACATCGACGCCGCGCAGGCCGAGATGCCGCGCCGGGGCATCGAGGCCAAGGCGGTGGTGGAGGGCCCACCCCGCCGGCGCTGCCCCATCCTGCTGCGCCAGACCAGCTTCAAGGCCTTGCAAGAAGTCATCGCGTTTCCCCAGGCATCGGGCACCGGCACGCACGCGGACACGCACACGGCCCGCTTCGGCGAAATCGAGCAACGCGGCGTCGCCCTGACCCGCAAGGGCCGCGCGCTGTACGACCAGCTGCTGGCCCAGGTCCGCAACATCGACGGGGCCGGCAGCACGGCCCACGACTACGCCGAACGGCTGACGGCCGCCTTCCAGGCCTTCCCCGACGACGCCCCCAGCCTGCATGCGCAAGGCCTGGCCTTTTACCGCTACACCGTCCTCGACCCCGCCGCCTTCTCGCGACACGCGCATGCGGCAGATGACCTCGATCTGCCTGCGCTGCTGCGGGCAAACGTCGTCGGCCTGCAACCCATCGTCTACGAGGATTTTTTGCCCGTCAGCGCCGCCGGCATCTTCCAGTCCAACCTGGGCGGACAGGAAGCGCGGAGCTACGCCGCGCAATCGGCCCAGCTCGCCTTCGAGCAAGCGCTGGGCCGCCCCGTGCTGGACGAATTCGAGATCTACGCCGGCATGCAGCAGCGCTCGCTGCAGGCACTGCAGGCGCAGTTCGCACACGGCAAGACCGTGGCAGCCTGA
- a CDS encoding LysR family transcriptional regulator yields the protein MSLLCAFEACARLGRFTAAAHELHLTQSAVSRQIKALEDFLGVALFIRERQTVRLSPEGERYAHEVREALRLLAGASLGFRANPQGGSLTLAILPTFGTRWLAPRLPRFLEAHPGVTLHLVTRLAPFDFRQLHPDHGQIDAAIHYGEADWPGAELDFLLTEEVVPACSPAFLAKHGVQQPADLQRVPLLHLASRPDAWRQWLALYGVAAQPAGGMVIDQFAVVTQAAMAGLGVALLPRFLFQPELDRGDLVAAVPAICESVGAYHLACAAHRLRHPPLQAFRAWLQGEVGRG from the coding sequence ATGAGCTTGCTGTGTGCGTTCGAGGCCTGTGCCCGCCTGGGGCGGTTCACGGCGGCCGCGCACGAGTTGCACCTCACGCAAAGCGCGGTCAGCCGCCAGATCAAGGCCCTGGAGGATTTCCTGGGCGTGGCGCTGTTCATCCGCGAGCGCCAGACCGTTCGCCTGTCGCCCGAAGGCGAGCGCTACGCGCACGAGGTGCGCGAGGCCCTGCGGCTGCTGGCTGGCGCCAGCCTGGGGTTTCGGGCCAACCCGCAGGGCGGCAGCCTCACCCTGGCCATCTTGCCCACCTTTGGCACGCGCTGGCTGGCGCCGCGCCTGCCGCGTTTCCTCGAGGCGCATCCGGGCGTGACCCTGCACCTGGTCACGCGCCTGGCGCCGTTCGACTTTCGCCAGCTGCACCCCGATCACGGCCAGATCGACGCCGCGATCCACTACGGCGAGGCGGACTGGCCAGGGGCCGAGCTCGACTTCCTGCTGACGGAAGAGGTGGTGCCGGCCTGCAGTCCGGCGTTCCTGGCCAAACACGGCGTGCAGCAACCGGCTGATCTGCAGCGCGTGCCGCTGCTGCATCTGGCGTCGCGGCCTGATGCTTGGCGCCAGTGGCTGGCGTTGTACGGTGTGGCGGCCCAGCCTGCGGGCGGCATGGTGATCGATCAGTTTGCCGTGGTGACGCAGGCCGCCATGGCCGGGCTGGGGGTGGCCTTGCTGCCGCGGTTCCTGTTTCAGCCCGAGCTGGACCGCGGCGACCTGGTGGCGGCGGTGCCTGCGATCTGCGAGAGCGTGGGCGCCTACCACCTGGCCTGCGCGGCCCACCGCCTGCGGCATCCGCCCTTGCAGGCGTTCAGGGCCTGGCTGCAGGGCGAGGTTGGGCGCGGGTGA